A window from Carassius carassius chromosome 40, fCarCar2.1, whole genome shotgun sequence encodes these proteins:
- the LOC132121796 gene encoding cytochrome c oxidase assembly protein COX11, mitochondrial — translation MLLPFLLRGCTAMHYVQQALSSTRLCINCCNIRGLATSSGHLLLRRTPQRFLNQTRGAKTHKRKQQNQEDDWKKRNKTVLTYIAAAGVGMIGLSYAAVPLYRLYCQATGLGGTAVAGHNTDQVETMKPVRERIIKVTFNADTHASMQWNFRPQQSEIYLVPGETALAFYKARNPTDKPVIGISTYNVVPFEAGQYFNKIQCFCFEEQRLNPHEEVDMPVFFYIDPEFDDDPRMARVDTITLSYTFFEAKEGQQLPLPGYS, via the exons ATGCTATTACCATTCCTTCTCCGTGGGTGCACTGCAATGCACTATGTACAGCAAGCGCTTTCTAGCACTCGGCTCTGCATCAATTGTTGCAACATCAGAGGACTAGCTACTTCCAGTGGCCACCTCTTACTCAGGAGGACCCCACAACGATTCCTCAACCAGACACGAGGAGCTAAAACTCACAAAAGGAAACAGCAGAACCAGGAAGATGACTGGAAGAAAAGGAACAAGACCGTCCTCACATATATCGCGGCTGCTGGAGTGGGAATGATTGGCTTGTCATATGCCGCTGTTCCACTTTACAGACTGTACTGTCAA GCAACAGGGCTGGGAGGCACAGCAGTAGCAGGACATAATACAGATCAAGTGGAGACGATGAAGCCAGTCAGGGAACGTATTATTAAAGTGACCTTCAATGCAGACACACACGCCAGCATGCAGTGGAACTTCCGTCCGCAGCAGTCAGAGATTTAT CTTGTGCCAGGAGAAACTGCTCTGGCCTTTTATAAGGCACGGAATCCCACAGACAAACCAGTGATAGGCATTTCTACTTACAATGTTGTACCTTTTGAGGCTGgacaatattttaataagatacag TGTTTCTGTTTTGAGGAACAGAGGTTAAATCCACACGAGGAAGTAGACATGCCTGTTTTCTTCTACATTGATCCAGAGTTTGATGATGACCCGAGGATGGCACGAGTTGATACTATTACACTCTCATATACCTTTTTTGAAGCCAAGGAGGGACAGCAGTTGCCCCTCCCTGGGTATAgctaa